A DNA window from Acidimicrobiales bacterium contains the following coding sequences:
- the rimP gene encoding ribosome maturation factor RimP translates to MGPAERVRELVEPVLATSDLELVDVEVGRGLVRLSLDRPGGIDLEAISAISPAISAALDAGDPLPDQYHLEVSSPGLERPLRTPEQFRRFVGSKVSVRTLPGVEGERRVTGTLKAADDEGVVVDPDGGAPRAVRYADMERARTVFEWGPAPKPGGPKKKAHQ, encoded by the coding sequence ATGGGCCCGGCCGAGCGGGTGCGTGAGCTGGTCGAGCCGGTCCTCGCCACCTCCGATCTGGAGCTCGTCGACGTAGAGGTCGGCCGCGGCCTGGTACGCCTCAGCCTGGACCGTCCCGGCGGCATCGACCTCGAGGCCATCAGCGCCATCAGTCCCGCCATCTCCGCCGCCCTCGACGCGGGGGATCCGCTGCCCGACCAGTACCACCTGGAGGTGTCGAGCCCCGGCCTCGAGCGCCCGCTGCGGACGCCGGAGCAGTTCCGGCGCTTCGTCGGCTCCAAGGTGTCGGTTCGGACCCTCCCCGGAGTGGAGGGGGAGCGCCGGGTCACCGGGACGCTGAAGGCCGCCGACGACGAAGGTGTCGTGGTCGATCCGGACGGCGGCGCGCCCCGCGCCGTCCGCTATGCCGACATGGAACGGGCGCGCACCGTGTTCGAGTGGGGCCCCGCCCCCAAGCCGGGCGGCCCCAAGAAGAAGGCCCATCAATGA
- a CDS encoding GNAT family N-acetyltransferase gives MHYDIRPIAPDEAGAFYRADAAAFGYGKVTDAMVETWRPSLEFDRTLAAFEGDAVVGTAGAFSFELTLPGLTTVPVAAVSFVSVLPTHRRQGLLTALMGLQLHDVRERGEPLAVLTASEGAIYDRFGYGVATVSAEHTLERARATMRRDGAPGRGAVRLVDEAEALKLIPAVHDRWRRTQPGEVSRTPGFWEVAVAEDPLDEQKGSWFRAVHEGPGGPDAYAAYRVEPDWHHELASSRLTVDELCAVDAGAEAAMFSFLCGVDLVTQIRFENRPLDDPLRWALADPRQLACVRTRDWMWVRPVDAAAALAARRYRVADRLTVDLADELCPWNPGRWVVEGGPDGATARPARSGEEPDLALGAPELGSVLLGGVAASALGRAGRIHELTPGALDRADLFLGANRPPWTMTAF, from the coding sequence GTGCACTACGACATCCGTCCGATCGCCCCCGACGAAGCCGGCGCCTTCTACCGGGCCGACGCCGCCGCCTTCGGCTACGGCAAGGTCACCGACGCCATGGTCGAGACGTGGCGGCCGAGCCTCGAGTTCGACCGCACGCTGGCCGCCTTCGAGGGCGATGCCGTGGTCGGCACGGCCGGCGCCTTCTCCTTCGAGCTGACCCTCCCCGGCCTCACGACGGTCCCCGTGGCCGCGGTCAGCTTCGTGAGCGTCCTGCCCACCCACCGCCGCCAGGGTCTGCTGACGGCGTTGATGGGCCTGCAGCTCCACGACGTGCGCGAGCGGGGGGAGCCCCTGGCCGTGCTCACCGCCAGCGAGGGGGCCATCTACGACCGGTTCGGGTACGGCGTGGCCACGGTGTCGGCCGAGCACACCCTCGAGCGGGCCCGGGCCACGATGCGCCGGGACGGGGCGCCCGGGCGGGGCGCGGTCCGGCTGGTCGACGAGGCCGAGGCCCTCAAGCTGATCCCCGCAGTCCACGACCGGTGGCGGAGGACCCAGCCCGGAGAGGTGTCCCGCACGCCGGGCTTCTGGGAGGTGGCGGTGGCCGAGGATCCGCTCGACGAGCAGAAGGGCAGCTGGTTCCGCGCCGTCCACGAGGGCCCCGGCGGACCCGACGCCTATGCCGCCTACCGGGTCGAGCCCGACTGGCACCACGAGCTGGCGAGCTCCCGGCTCACCGTGGACGAGCTGTGCGCCGTCGACGCCGGGGCCGAGGCCGCCATGTTCTCGTTCCTGTGCGGGGTGGACCTGGTCACCCAGATCCGTTTCGAGAACCGGCCCCTGGACGACCCGCTCCGCTGGGCCCTGGCCGATCCCCGCCAGCTGGCCTGCGTGCGGACCCGGGACTGGATGTGGGTGCGCCCGGTGGACGCCGCCGCCGCCCTGGCCGCCCGCCGCTACCGGGTGGCGGACCGCCTGACGGTCGACCTCGCCGACGAGCTGTGCCCCTGGAACCCCGGGCGCTGGGTGGTAGAGGGGGGCCCCGACGGGGCCACCGCCCGCCCGGCCCGCTCCGGCGAGGAGCCCGACCTGGCTCTCGGCGCCCCCGAGCTGGGCTCGGTCCTCCTCGGCGGAGTGGCGGCCAGCGCCCTGGGCCGGGCGGGCCGGATCCACGAGCTGACCCCCGGCGCCCTCGACCGGGCCGACCTGTTCCTCGGCGCCAACCGGCCCCCCTGGACGATGACCGCGTTCTGA
- a CDS encoding translation initiation factor IF-2 N-terminal domain-containing protein, which translates to MAKKIRVYELARELGLSNKEALDLCEALGIGVKSHSSSIEDQQADRVRRKAEREGLRRDVSPTEDAASVPAAPAAPGV; encoded by the coding sequence TTGGCCAAGAAGATCCGGGTCTACGAGCTCGCCCGCGAGCTGGGCCTGTCCAACAAGGAAGCCCTCGACCTGTGCGAGGCGCTCGGCATCGGCGTGAAGAGCCATTCCTCGAGCATCGAGGACCAGCAGGCCGACCGCGTCCGTCGTAAGGCGGAGCGCGAAGGGTTGCGTCGCGACGTGTCGCCGACCGAGGACGCGGCCTCCGTCCCCGCCGCTCCTGCGGCTCCCGGCGTGG
- the proS gene encoding proline--tRNA ligase, with protein MPKTAVLTPQDQDFPAWYQDVVARAELADNGPVRGTMVIRPYGFAIWERMQAELDRRIKETGAENAYFPVFIPESYLRREAEHVEGFSPELAVVTHGGGKRLEEPVVVRPTSETIINSFFSKWVQSYRDLPLLVNQWANVVRWELRPRVFLRTTEFLWQEGHTAHATEEEARRFALRILEDVYRGFMVDELGLPVLLGHKTAAERFAGATTTWTCEGMMRDGKALQMGTSHELGQNFARAFDIMFSDETGQRTFAWQTSWGASTRLMGALVMGHGDDAGLRLPPRLAPIQVVVLLVRAEEGAGERAAALASELAGAGLRVRLDNRVETSFGRRAIDWEVKGVPVRLEVGPRDLAEGNVTLVRRDTGTKTATPLAGVPAAVADALAATQEALHAAALELRRSRTAPVATLDEAVEAAGSGWASLPLAALGGEEGEARLNRAGVTVRCIVGTDGGLASPADPPEDLVAVVGRAY; from the coding sequence GTGCCCAAGACCGCCGTTCTGACCCCTCAGGACCAGGATTTCCCCGCCTGGTACCAGGACGTCGTGGCGCGGGCCGAGCTGGCCGACAACGGGCCGGTGCGGGGGACGATGGTGATCCGCCCCTACGGCTTCGCCATATGGGAGCGCATGCAGGCCGAGCTCGACCGGCGCATAAAGGAGACGGGGGCCGAGAACGCCTACTTCCCGGTCTTCATCCCCGAGTCCTACCTGCGCCGGGAGGCCGAGCACGTCGAGGGGTTCAGCCCCGAGCTGGCCGTCGTCACCCATGGTGGCGGTAAGCGCCTGGAGGAGCCGGTGGTCGTCCGCCCCACCAGCGAGACCATCATCAACTCGTTCTTCTCCAAGTGGGTGCAGAGCTACCGGGACCTGCCCCTTCTCGTGAACCAGTGGGCCAACGTGGTGCGCTGGGAGCTGCGCCCCCGGGTGTTCCTCCGGACGACGGAGTTCCTGTGGCAGGAGGGCCACACGGCGCACGCGACCGAGGAGGAGGCCCGCCGCTTCGCCCTGCGGATCCTGGAGGACGTCTACCGGGGGTTCATGGTGGACGAGCTGGGCCTGCCCGTGCTGTTGGGGCACAAGACGGCGGCGGAGCGCTTCGCCGGGGCCACCACGACGTGGACGTGCGAGGGGATGATGCGGGACGGCAAGGCCCTGCAGATGGGGACGAGCCACGAGCTGGGCCAGAACTTCGCCCGGGCCTTCGACATCATGTTCTCGGACGAGACCGGCCAGCGGACCTTCGCCTGGCAGACCTCCTGGGGCGCCTCGACCCGGCTGATGGGCGCCCTGGTCATGGGCCACGGCGACGACGCCGGCCTCCGCCTGCCCCCCCGCCTGGCCCCGATCCAGGTCGTCGTCCTCCTGGTGCGGGCCGAGGAGGGGGCCGGGGAGCGGGCCGCCGCCCTCGCCTCCGAGCTGGCCGGGGCCGGGCTGCGGGTCCGCCTCGACAACCGGGTCGAGACCTCGTTCGGGCGCCGGGCCATCGACTGGGAGGTCAAGGGCGTGCCGGTGCGGCTCGAGGTGGGCCCCCGGGACCTGGCCGAGGGGAACGTGACCCTGGTGCGCCGGGACACCGGGACCAAGACCGCAACTCCCCTGGCCGGCGTGCCCGCCGCGGTGGCCGATGCCCTCGCCGCCACCCAGGAGGCGCTGCACGCCGCGGCCCTGGAGCTGCGCCGGTCCCGGACCGCCCCGGTCGCCACCCTCGACGAGGCCGTGGAGGCGGCCGGCTCGGGCTGGGCGTCACTGCCTCTCGCGGCCCTCGGCGGCGAGGAGGGGGAGGCGCGCCTCAACCGGGCCGGCGTGACCGTGCGCTGCATCGTGGGCACCGACGGCGGCCTGGCCTCCCCCGCCGACCCGCCGGAGGACCTGGTGGCCGTGGTCGGCCGGGCCTACTAG
- a CDS encoding YlxR family protein: MGCRRRAPQDQLVRLVAVEGGLAVGRDLPGRGAWMCRGSPACVDSAVGRGGLARALRKAVGPEAAEALRRQLDQPA; encoded by the coding sequence GTGGGGTGCCGCCGCCGGGCGCCCCAGGACCAGCTGGTGCGGCTGGTGGCGGTGGAGGGTGGGCTGGCCGTGGGAAGGGACCTCCCGGGCCGGGGCGCCTGGATGTGCCGGGGGTCGCCGGCGTGTGTCGACTCCGCTGTGGGCCGGGGCGGGCTGGCCCGGGCGCTGCGGAAGGCGGTGGGCCCGGAGGCGGCGGAGGCGCTGCGGCGCCAGCTCGACCAGCCCGCCTGA
- a CDS encoding RIP metalloprotease: protein MSAAPTTADAPFRPSPPPDGDPAREQRSAFLRLALIVAAAVVASIATGIARTMAVIAAIVVIIMLHELGHFATAKWSGMKVTEYFLGFGPRLWSVRRGETDYGVKAIPAGGYVRIIGMTNLEEVAPQDEARTYRAATFPRRLLVVSAGSLVHFLLAIILLWVLLAVVGTPGSQATTTVSSVTVLPGRSPAQVAGLRPGDRIVALDGRTVQSWNQVPNVISSHAGQPVSITVVRDGRTLVLHAVPRDLVTQPIAGVDVSIPRNSQHYGFLGISPAPVIEHVSPLAAVPQAGSDFGSAVTDVFGALRQIFSRQGLHTYTSQITGHVPAPSSGSQPAPRFESVVGIYQLAGDAANSGLRDVLVLLIELNVFIGVFNLMPLLPLDGGHVVTAVYERIRSRRGRPYHADARKWAPVTAVVVLALVVVAVASTWADIFHPPANPFQ from the coding sequence ATGAGCGCGGCGCCGACGACGGCGGACGCACCCTTCCGGCCATCCCCGCCGCCCGACGGCGACCCGGCGCGCGAGCAGCGCTCGGCGTTCCTGCGGCTCGCTCTGATCGTGGCGGCGGCGGTGGTGGCGTCGATCGCCACAGGGATCGCGCGGACCATGGCGGTGATCGCCGCCATCGTCGTGATCATCATGTTGCACGAACTCGGTCACTTCGCCACGGCCAAGTGGTCGGGCATGAAGGTGACCGAGTACTTCCTCGGCTTCGGGCCCCGGCTGTGGTCGGTCCGGCGGGGAGAGACCGACTACGGAGTCAAGGCCATCCCCGCCGGGGGCTACGTCCGCATCATCGGGATGACCAACCTCGAGGAGGTGGCTCCCCAGGACGAGGCCCGTACCTACCGCGCCGCCACGTTCCCCCGCCGCCTCCTCGTCGTCAGTGCCGGCTCGCTCGTGCACTTCCTGCTGGCGATCATCCTGCTCTGGGTGCTGCTGGCGGTGGTGGGGACCCCCGGCTCGCAGGCCACGACCACGGTGTCGTCGGTGACCGTTCTCCCGGGGCGCAGTCCCGCCCAGGTGGCCGGCCTCCGGCCGGGTGACCGGATCGTGGCTCTGGACGGCCGCACAGTGCAGAGCTGGAACCAGGTGCCGAACGTGATCAGCTCGCACGCCGGGCAGCCGGTGTCCATCACCGTGGTGCGCGACGGCCGGACCCTGGTGCTGCACGCCGTCCCGCGCGATCTGGTCACCCAGCCGATCGCCGGCGTGGATGTCTCGATCCCCAGGAACTCGCAGCACTACGGCTTCCTCGGCATCAGCCCCGCCCCGGTGATCGAGCACGTGTCCCCGCTGGCGGCGGTCCCGCAGGCCGGCTCCGACTTCGGCAGCGCGGTGACCGACGTGTTCGGAGCGCTCCGCCAGATCTTCTCCCGCCAGGGTCTGCACACCTACACCAGCCAGATAACCGGCCACGTGCCCGCCCCGTCGTCGGGTTCGCAGCCGGCGCCCCGCTTCGAGTCGGTGGTCGGTATCTACCAACTGGCGGGAGACGCCGCCAACAGCGGGCTGCGCGACGTGCTGGTCCTGCTCATCGAGCTCAACGTGTTCATTGGCGTGTTCAACCTGATGCCGCTGCTGCCCCTCGACGGCGGCCACGTCGTGACCGCGGTGTACGAGCGCATCCGGAGCCGGCGGGGGCGCCCGTACCACGCCGACGCCCGTAAGTGGGCGCCGGTCACCGCGGTCGTGGTGCTGGCCCTCGTGGTCGTGGCGGTGGCGTCGACGTGGGCCGACATCTTCCATCCGCCCGCGAACCCCTTCCAGTGA
- the ispG gene encoding flavodoxin-dependent (E)-4-hydroxy-3-methylbut-2-enyl-diphosphate synthase: protein MSAPDRADQPVPGRRSLVAAPRRATRQIMVGPVPVGGGAPVSVQSMTTTKTADVDGTLAQIYALAAAGADIVRCTCNEPEAAEGLARIVPRSPVPIVADVHFHFERALEALEAGVACLRLNPGNLRKPEEIRLVASEARDRGVPIRIGVNAGSLHPDLYKKHGGATPEALVESAQMELAYFREVDFDDVKISVKASSVPLMIESYRQLADVVDHPLHLGVTEAGPPPAGLIKSTAGIATLLAEGIGDTIRYSLTADPVEEARAGRQLLEALNLRERKGLDLIACPSCGRAEIDVIGVAKEAQAALEELNLPVQVAVMGCVVNGPGEAREADIGIAAGRRRGHLFIRGRIVRVVPEDQMVAALVAEAEKLVAEGVDARLAAADAGAEAEAEVDRRALLEDKGGDVNRSEATVELIRRHREDHGG from the coding sequence ATGAGCGCGCCGGACCGAGCCGACCAGCCGGTTCCCGGCCGGCGTTCCCTCGTGGCCGCACCCCGCCGGGCCACCCGCCAGATCATGGTCGGACCGGTGCCGGTCGGGGGTGGCGCGCCGGTGAGCGTGCAGTCGATGACCACGACCAAGACGGCCGACGTGGACGGCACCCTGGCCCAGATCTACGCCCTGGCCGCCGCCGGCGCCGACATCGTGCGCTGCACGTGCAACGAGCCCGAGGCGGCCGAGGGGCTGGCGCGCATCGTCCCCCGCTCACCCGTGCCGATCGTGGCCGACGTGCACTTCCACTTCGAGAGGGCCCTCGAGGCGCTCGAGGCGGGGGTGGCGTGCCTGCGGCTGAATCCCGGGAACCTGCGCAAGCCCGAGGAGATCCGCCTGGTGGCCAGCGAGGCGCGCGACCGCGGGGTGCCGATCCGCATCGGCGTCAACGCCGGCTCGCTCCACCCCGACCTCTACAAGAAGCACGGGGGCGCCACCCCCGAGGCGCTGGTCGAGTCGGCGCAGATGGAGCTCGCCTACTTCCGCGAGGTCGACTTCGACGACGTCAAGATCTCGGTCAAGGCGTCGAGCGTCCCGCTGATGATCGAGTCCTACCGGCAGCTGGCCGACGTCGTCGACCATCCGCTCCACCTCGGCGTCACCGAGGCCGGCCCGCCGCCCGCCGGGCTCATCAAGTCCACGGCGGGGATAGCCACCCTGCTGGCCGAGGGGATCGGGGACACCATCCGGTACTCCCTAACGGCCGACCCGGTGGAGGAGGCGCGCGCCGGCCGCCAGCTCCTCGAGGCCCTGAACCTCCGGGAGCGCAAGGGCCTCGACCTGATCGCCTGTCCCTCGTGCGGCCGGGCCGAGATCGACGTCATCGGGGTGGCCAAGGAGGCCCAGGCCGCCCTGGAGGAGCTGAACCTGCCGGTGCAGGTGGCGGTGATGGGCTGCGTGGTCAACGGGCCGGGCGAGGCGCGGGAGGCCGACATCGGGATCGCCGCCGGCCGCCGGCGGGGCCACCTGTTCATCCGGGGCCGGATCGTCCGGGTGGTGCCCGAGGACCAGATGGTGGCGGCGCTGGTGGCCGAGGCGGAGAAGCTGGTGGCCGAGGGCGTGGACGCCCGCCTGGCGGCCGCCGACGCCGGGGCCGAGGCCGAGGCCGAGGTCGACCGGCGCGCCCTGCTGGAGGACAAGGGGGGCGACGTCAACCGGAGCGAGGCGACGGTCGAGCTAATTCGCCGGCACCGGGAGGACCACGGCGGGTAG
- the nusA gene encoding transcription termination factor NusA, with product MSKTNFEFLEALQLIAREKGISVDTLLDALANALVAAYKRRPDAAEEAVVTIDPDSGEIRVYGQEVDEDGNVLREWDDTPEDFGRIAAQTAKQVILQRIREAERDLKYEEYAGREGDIVTGIIQQSDNRYTLLDLGKVEALLPQAEQVPYERYEHGARLKAYIVEVRKTTKGPQIVVSRTHPGLIKRLFEMEVPEIASGVVEIRACAREPGHRTKIAVWSNDPNVDPVGACVGARGARVRMVTNELRGEKVDIVPFSEDPAEFVARALQPARVKEVRLDEDTGTATVVVHDFQLSLAIGKEGQNARLAARLTGWRIDIKSETQLAEEEAGYSGEEWAEGEWVENEAGEMVWQPAEGGEALSAQQWAAGDAGDGAEPAAEATTAEQAGPAGTEAGSPATEAGTPATGGADAAGPPEALTVPVPEEEQA from the coding sequence ATGAGCAAGACGAATTTCGAGTTCCTGGAAGCCCTGCAGTTGATCGCGCGCGAGAAGGGCATCTCCGTCGACACCCTGCTGGACGCCCTGGCCAACGCCCTGGTGGCCGCCTACAAGCGGCGGCCCGACGCCGCCGAGGAGGCCGTGGTCACCATCGACCCCGACTCGGGGGAGATCCGCGTCTACGGGCAGGAGGTGGACGAGGACGGGAACGTCCTCCGGGAGTGGGACGACACCCCCGAGGACTTCGGCCGCATCGCCGCCCAGACCGCCAAGCAGGTGATCCTGCAGCGCATCCGGGAGGCCGAGCGAGACCTCAAGTACGAGGAGTACGCCGGGCGCGAGGGTGACATCGTCACCGGGATCATCCAGCAGAGCGACAACCGCTACACACTGCTGGACCTCGGCAAGGTCGAGGCGCTGCTGCCCCAGGCCGAGCAGGTCCCGTACGAGCGCTACGAGCACGGGGCGCGCCTGAAGGCCTACATCGTCGAGGTGCGCAAGACCACCAAGGGCCCCCAGATCGTGGTCAGCCGCACCCACCCCGGCCTGATCAAGCGCCTCTTCGAGATGGAGGTTCCGGAGATCGCGAGCGGCGTCGTGGAGATCAGGGCCTGTGCGCGCGAGCCCGGGCACCGGACCAAGATCGCCGTGTGGTCCAACGACCCGAACGTCGACCCGGTCGGCGCGTGCGTCGGGGCCCGGGGCGCCCGCGTCCGCATGGTGACCAACGAGCTGCGCGGCGAGAAGGTCGACATCGTCCCGTTCTCCGAGGACCCGGCCGAGTTCGTGGCCCGGGCCCTCCAGCCGGCGCGGGTGAAGGAGGTCCGCCTGGACGAGGACACCGGCACCGCCACCGTCGTCGTCCACGACTTCCAGCTGTCCCTGGCCATCGGCAAGGAGGGCCAGAACGCCCGTCTGGCGGCCCGGCTCACCGGCTGGCGCATCGACATCAAGAGCGAGACCCAGCTGGCCGAGGAGGAGGCCGGCTACTCGGGCGAGGAATGGGCCGAGGGGGAATGGGTCGAGAACGAGGCGGGGGAGATGGTCTGGCAGCCCGCCGAGGGCGGCGAGGCCCTCTCCGCCCAGCAGTGGGCCGCAGGCGACGCCGGGGACGGCGCCGAGCCGGCCGCCGAGGCGACGACCGCGGAACAGGCAGGCCCGGCGGGAACCGAGGCCGGGTCGCCCGCCACCGAGGCCGGGACGCCCGCCACCGGGGGGGCCGACGCCGCCGGCCCCCCCGAGGCGCTGACGGTTCCCGTGCCGGAGGAGGAGCAGGCGTAG